From the Esox lucius isolate fEsoLuc1 chromosome 21, fEsoLuc1.pri, whole genome shotgun sequence genome, one window contains:
- the inhbaa gene encoding inhibin subunit beta Aa, producing MSPLPLVSGILLLFTHFGGAAGSSPMGGSLTMTQSQMTPEVTECPSCALARLGADDGGEPDVVEAVKRHILNMLHLQERPNVTHPVPRAALLNAIRKLHVGRVAEDGSVQIEDEGRGRSDAADLAETTEIITFAEAGDSPGVVNFILSKEGSKLSLVEQANVWIFLRLAKSNRSRAKVTIRLLQQRQGPDGRDSSVPLFEKALDTRRSGWHTFPVSASVQALLQAGGSTLSLIVSCPLCASAGATPVLVSAGGGREREQSHRPFLMAVVQAGETRRRRKRGLECDGKVRACCKRQFYVNFKDIGWSDWIIAPGGYHANYCEGDCPSHVASITGSSLSFHSTVINQYRIRGYAPFQNIKSCCVPTRLRAMSMLYYNEEQKIVKKDIQNMVVEECGCS from the exons ATGTCTCCTCTGCCACTGGTAAGTGGAATCCTGCTGCTGTTCACCCATTTTGGCGGGGCCGCTGGCTCTTCGCCCATGGGGGGCTCCTTGACGATGACCCAGTCCCAGATGACGCCGGAGGTCACCGAATGCCCGTCCTGCGCACTGGCGAGGCTCGGCGCAGACGACGGAGGCGAACCTGACGTGGTGGAGGCGGTGAAGAGGCACATCCTCAACATGCTGCACCTGCAGGAGCGGCCCAACGTCACCCACCCGGTCCCCCGCGCCGCGCTGCTCAACGCCATCCGCAAGCTGCACGTGGGGCGCGTCGCCGAGGACGGCAGCGTGCAGATCGAGGACGAAGGCCGCGGGCGCTCCGATGCCGCGGACCTGGCCGAGACGACTGAGATCATTACATTCGCAGAGGCCG GTGACTCCCCAGGCGTGGTCAACTTCATCCTCTCCAAGGAGGGCAGCAAGCTTTCTTTGGTGGAGCAGGCCAATGTATGGATCTTCCTCCGACTGGCCAAGAGCAACCGTAGCCGCGCCAAAGTCACCATCCGCCTGCTGCAGCAGCGCCAAGGCCCCGATGGCCGCGACAGCTCGGTGCCGTTGTTCGAGAAGGCGCTGGACACGCGGCGCAGCGGCTGGCACACATTCCCCGTGTCGGCCAGCGTCCAAGCCCTGCTGCAGGCTGGCGGGAGCACACTCAGTCTGATAGTCTCGTGCCCCCTATGCGCCAGCGCTGGGGCCACGCCCGTCCTGGTGTCGGCCGGCGGCGGCCGGGAGCGCGAGCAGTCCCACCGACCCTTCCTCATGGCGGTGGTGCAGGCTGGTGAGACGCGGCGACGCCGCAAGCGGGGCCTCGAGTGCGACGGCAAGGTGCGCGCCTGCTGTAAGCGCCAGTTCTACGTCAACTTCAAGGACATCGGCTGGAGCGACTGGATCATAGCGCCGGGGGGTTACCACGCCAACTACTGCGAGGGTGACTGCCCCAGCCACGTGGCCAGCATCACAGGCTCTTCCCTGTCCTTCCACTCCACCGTCATTAACCAGTACCGCATCAGGGGCTACGCGCCCTTCCAGAACATCAAGTCGTGCTGCGTGCCCACGCGGCTACGAGCCATGTCCATGCTCTACTACAACGAGGAGCAAAAGATCGTCAAAAAGGACATCCAGAACATGGTTGTAGAGGAATGCGGCTGCTCGTAA